Proteins encoded by one window of Homo sapiens chromosome 10, GRCh38.p14 Primary Assembly:
- the HNRNPH3 gene encoding heterogeneous nuclear ribonucleoprotein H3 isoform e (isoform e is encoded by transcript variant 13), producing the protein MYDRMRRGGDGYDGGYGGFDDYGGYNNYGYGNDGFDDRMRDGRGMGGHGYGGAGDASSGFHGGHFVHMRGLPFRATENDIANFFSPLNPIRVHIDIGADGRATGEADVEFVTHEDAVAAMSKDKNNMQHRYIELFLNSTPGGGSGMGGSGMGGYGRDGMDNQGGYGSVGRMGMGNNYSGGYGTPDGLGGYGRGGGGSGGYYGQGGMSGGGWRGMY; encoded by the exons ATGTATGACAGAATGCGACGAGGAGGTGATGGATATGATGGTG GTTATGGAGGTTTTGATGACTATGGTGGCTATAATAATTACGGCTATGGGAATGATGGCTTTGATGACAGAATGAGAGATGGAAgag GTATGGGAGGACATGGCTATGGTGGAGCTGGTGATGCAAGTTCAGGTTTTCATGGTGGTCATTTCGTACATATGAGAGGGTTGCCTTTTCGTGCAACTGAAAATGACATTGCTAAT ttcttctcaCCACTAAATCCAATACGAGTTCATATTGATATTGGAGCTGATGGCAGAGCCACAGGAGAAGCAGATGTAGAGTTTGTGACACATGAAGATGCAGTAGCTGCCATgtctaaagataaaaataacatgC aacatCGATATATTGAACTCTTCTTGAATTCTACTCCTGGAGGCGGCTCTGGCATGGGAGGTTCTGGAATGGGAGGCTACGGAAGAGATGGAATGG ataatcAGGGAGGCTATGGATCAGTTGGAAGAATGGGAATGGGGAACAATTACAGTGGAGGATATGGTACTCCTGATGGTTTGGGTGGTTATG GCCGTGGTGGTGGAGGCAGTGGAGGTTACTATGGGCAAGGCGGCATGAGTGGAGGTGGATGGCGTGGGATGTACTGA
- the HNRNPH3 gene encoding heterogeneous nuclear ribonucleoprotein H3 isoform f (isoform f is encoded by transcript variant 18), whose amino-acid sequence MYDRMRRGGYGGFDDYGGYNNYGYGNDGFDDRMRDGRGMGGHGYGGAGDASSGFHGGHFVHMRGLPFRATENDIANFFSPLNPIRVHIDIGADGRATGEADVEFVTHEDAVAAMSKDKNNMQHRYIELFLNSTPGGGSGMGGSGMGGYGRDGMDNQGGYGSVGRMGMGNNYSGGYGTPDGLGGYGRGGGGSGGYYGQGGMSGGGWRGMY is encoded by the exons ATGTATGACAGAATGCGACGAGGAG GTTATGGAGGTTTTGATGACTATGGTGGCTATAATAATTACGGCTATGGGAATGATGGCTTTGATGACAGAATGAGAGATGGAAgag GTATGGGAGGACATGGCTATGGTGGAGCTGGTGATGCAAGTTCAGGTTTTCATGGTGGTCATTTCGTACATATGAGAGGGTTGCCTTTTCGTGCAACTGAAAATGACATTGCTAAT ttcttctcaCCACTAAATCCAATACGAGTTCATATTGATATTGGAGCTGATGGCAGAGCCACAGGAGAAGCAGATGTAGAGTTTGTGACACATGAAGATGCAGTAGCTGCCATgtctaaagataaaaataacatgC aacatCGATATATTGAACTCTTCTTGAATTCTACTCCTGGAGGCGGCTCTGGCATGGGAGGTTCTGGAATGGGAGGCTACGGAAGAGATGGAATGG ataatcAGGGAGGCTATGGATCAGTTGGAAGAATGGGAATGGGGAACAATTACAGTGGAGGATATGGTACTCCTGATGGTTTGGGTGGTTATG GCCGTGGTGGTGGAGGCAGTGGAGGTTACTATGGGCAAGGCGGCATGAGTGGAGGTGGATGGCGTGGGATGTACTGA
- the HNRNPH3 gene encoding heterogeneous nuclear ribonucleoprotein H3 isoform g (isoform g is encoded by transcript variant 21), producing the protein MRDGRGMGGHGYGGAGDASSGFHGGHFVHMRGLPFRATENDIANFFSPLNPIRVHIDIGADGRATGEADVEFVTHEDAVAAMSKDKNNMQHRYIELFLNSTPGGGSGMGGSGMGGYGRDGMDNQGGYGSVGRMGMGNNYSGGYGTPDGLGGYGRGGGGSGGYYGQGGMSGGGWRGMY; encoded by the exons ATGAGAGATGGAAgag GTATGGGAGGACATGGCTATGGTGGAGCTGGTGATGCAAGTTCAGGTTTTCATGGTGGTCATTTCGTACATATGAGAGGGTTGCCTTTTCGTGCAACTGAAAATGACATTGCTAAT ttcttctcaCCACTAAATCCAATACGAGTTCATATTGATATTGGAGCTGATGGCAGAGCCACAGGAGAAGCAGATGTAGAGTTTGTGACACATGAAGATGCAGTAGCTGCCATgtctaaagataaaaataacatgC aacatCGATATATTGAACTCTTCTTGAATTCTACTCCTGGAGGCGGCTCTGGCATGGGAGGTTCTGGAATGGGAGGCTACGGAAGAGATGGAATGG ataatcAGGGAGGCTATGGATCAGTTGGAAGAATGGGAATGGGGAACAATTACAGTGGAGGATATGGTACTCCTGATGGTTTGGGTGGTTATG GCCGTGGTGGTGGAGGCAGTGGAGGTTACTATGGGCAAGGCGGCATGAGTGGAGGTGGATGGCGTGGGATGTACTGA